Proteins from a genomic interval of Ptychodera flava strain L36383 chromosome 7, AS_Pfla_20210202, whole genome shotgun sequence:
- the LOC139137834 gene encoding uncharacterized protein, which yields MAAPMENDSYIADAVIEDKLVEIWSSYPALYDVRSPDFKNRDKKEHALVAIGTELGKTADWVKVKLRYLRNNYVKAKKPGSSGSARNTSKRRNWLLDKLQFLDPFIASRPSISNLDEPSPSSVDDDIDEPQLIDDESNSTLDFSMPPTPASCKDSTDGDDKSTNKPMKTKMKSSKRHQAEMEYELIKGVAESITERNKRQKCGDEKKDAVETFGNYVTQTLRELEPKMRHLAQHRISNILFEAQTGSLMHYNAFQNHQQFQAYTQNWQVPYQQNSSPINTTFHAATDSAVHLPPQQNIWQSDNSNTVNSQLSDERHTPIFTQM from the exons atggctgcccccATGGAAAACGATAGTTATATAGCTGATGCAGTTATTGAGGATAAATTAGTTGAAATCTGGTCAAGTTATCCCGCCTTATACGACGTTAGATCACCCGATTTTAAGAATAGGGACAAAAAAGAACATGCACTTGTAGCGATAGGGACGGAGCTTGGAAAAACAG CTGACTGGGTAAAGGTGAAATTACGTTATCTTCGTAACAACTATGTGAAGGCCAAGAAGCCTGGATCAAGTGGGAGTGCACGCAACACCAGTAAGAGAAGAAATTGGTTGTTGGACAAGTTGCAGTTCTTGGATCCATTCATTGCATCTCGACCATCAATATCAAATTTGGATGAG cCATCCCCATCCTCAGTagatgatgatattgatgaacCACAATTGATAGATGATGAGTCAAATTCAACATTGGATTTCTCTATGCCACCAACCCCAGCCAGCTGTAAGGATTCAACAGACGGTGATGATAAATCAACAAACAAGCCAATGAAGACAAAAATGAAGTCTTCCAAAAGACATCAGGCAGAAATGGAATATGAACTTATAAAGGGAGTTGCTGAATCAATTactgaaagaaacaaaagacagaaGTGTGGTGATGAAAAAAAGGATGCTGTTGAGACTTTTGGGAATTATGTAACCCAAACTCTACGGGAACTTGAACCAAAGATGAGACATTTGGCCCAACACCGAATATCAAATATTCTGTTTGAGGCACAGACAGGGTCTCTTATGCATTATAATGCCTTTCAAAATCATCAGCAATTTCAAGCATACACACAAAACTGGCAGGTACCATATCAACAAAACTCAAGTCCCATCAATACCACCTTTCATGCAGCTACAGATTCTGCTGTTCATCTACCTCCACAGCAGAATATCTGGCAATCAGATAACAGTAACACAGTCAATTCACAATTATCTGATGAACGACATACACCAATATTCACTCAGATGTAA